From a single Phalacrocorax aristotelis chromosome 1, bGulAri2.1, whole genome shotgun sequence genomic region:
- the LOC142064935 gene encoding alpha-2-macroglobulin-like protein 1 isoform X1, which produces MWSITFLWASILLLPSMAEMPAMLNYAVAIPSQLYYPFSETVCLQLSRKQAVPIHVTVTLESRAGNETLITQSISQLTFFHCTSFQVPPPVGNPNEVAFIGITVLEANSEYQKKQKVLIRHANKKTFIQTDKPVYKPGQIVKLRIVTLDQNFIASKETHRLVELKDPKGNRIAQWLNITPVGGIVDLSFPLAAEAPVGEYIIKMPDRTHTFRVDEYVLPKFSVSIQMPQVVTILEENFHLHICGMYTYGKPVQGSVKAVVCRKYIHYNWKSSKAKRSICKDYTGETNKDGCFATEVNTKIYHQKRSDNYDFNLEAVAFLKESGTGVEFNTTENCKVTFDITTLQFWGTSYYYQQGAPYYGNLELRSANGTYLKNKEVILTVSYGSRKQTKTYFTDDTGMVSFTLETSAWGNSSKVLLQAKTQPEDLSGRNTKVSYGSASLTLRAFYSSSRSSVRIHPVQTMLPCRDMQQVTVYYHILATELGDGAARTDFYHLVLARGSLVHHGQTTVLLDPQLGQYSGAFNVTLPIDLMSPMATFFVYTAFPEGQVAADIFSLKVSKCFRNHVKLGFSDTVALPGSAVRLHLQAAPGSLCSIRAVDQSVLLLRPEAELSRDSVYNMFSFSQEHPSTLTDSYSDYCTSHKSPGIMNSPQTTLPPGTMSPFMNNRYSYAVSQPDVYELLKNSGLTFLTSLKIKSPIECHTQTTFYYDYMSYGELADLDNLDPETDAAVERAESEHVELGSEAGPVRTWFPETFIWTLVPINDSGAAELAVTVPDSITDWRAMTFCTSESHGLGISETTSLRSFKHFFVEPTLPYSVFRGESFPLKVKVFSYLKQCMVLQLSLMDSRDFEFLHANVRFTICLCPDSAKTFFWDVKATKLGKVNFTITAEVTEQEDVCTESTAVVPESGGKDTVVKHLLVKAEGLLEEKTHTSLLCPKGTSASETITFTMPEKMVLGSERAHISFLGDILGTALDNIDELLQMSSGCGEQNMIHFAPNVFITRYLEETGQLTPEIKEKAIGYLESGYQRQLLYKHTDGSYSAFGEGSEPGNTWLTALVLKTFSQARDLIHIDEQNIKDAASALIKSQTPSGCFKSVGKLFNNGLMGAVEEGLGLTSVIIMALIHSGMPHSDPVVWKALKCIKDLVNADTGTSNLYSLALAANAFAVAGEKALRQKVLKRLDKAAIISDDQIFWSRQSKQEEDSLYWYRAPSVDVELTSSILMAHLSKSSLSSDEIRKASQIVSWLTKQQNPYGGFASTQDTVVALEALALYATKTFSKDGPDLQASLSSEGFNQNIQVDNINRLLLQTVELPSIHQDYTVHVQGHGCLFLQATLRYNIPPLRSDVTFALSVQTECTAPNATQFPVTIHARYTGNRVSTNMVLIQVELLSGYIPVTDSLEELKKMPLVKKVESEADRVILYLEELTRQPRTYTLLVQQDMQVKDRKPANIKVYDYYMPEETTVTSYSAPCE; this is translated from the exons CTCAGCTCACCTTCTTTCATTGCACAAGCTTCCAG GTCCCTCCTCCTGTTGGAAACCCCAATGAAGTGGCTTTTATTGGGATCACAGTCCTGGAAGCCAACTCAGAGtatcagaagaaacaaaaagtccTAATCAGGCATGCAAACAAGAAGACTTTTATCCAGACAGACAAACCTGTGTACAAACCTGGACAGATTG TCAAGTTGCGAATTGTAACCTTGGATCAGAACTTTATTGCCAGCAAAGAAACG CACCGGCTGGTGGAACTGAAG GACCCCAAAGGGAACCGAATTGCACAGTGGCTGAATATTACACCTGTGGGAGGCATTGTGGATCTGTCCTTCCCTCTGGCTGCAGAAGCACCTGTTGGAGAGTACATCATCAAAATGCCCGACCGGACACATACCTTCAGGGTAGATGAGTATG TGCTGCCTAAGTTCAGTGTCTCCATCCAGATGCCTCAGGTGGTCACTATCTTGGAGGAGAACTTCCATCTCCACATCTGTGGCAT GTACACGTACGGGAAACCAGTACAAGGTAGTGTGAAGGCTGTGGTCTGCCGTAAATATATCCACTATAATTGGAAGTCTTCCAAAGCCAAGCGCAGTATTTGTAAGGATTACACTGGTGAG ACAAACAAGGATGGCTGCTTTGCCACTGAGGTGAACACTAAGATCTACCACCAGAAGCGTAGTGACAATTATGATTTCAACCTGGAAGCTGtggcttttctgaaagaaagtgGAACAG GGGTGGAGTTCAACACCACTGAAAATTGCAAGGTCACTTTTGATATCACAACTCTCCAATTCTGGGGGACAAGCTACTACTATCAGCAAGGAGCTCCCTACTATGGAAAT CTGGAACTCAGAAGTGCCAATGGGACATACCTGAAGAACAAGGAGGTGATTCTTACAGTGTCCTATGGTAGCAGGAAGCAGACCAAGACCTACTTCACGGATGACACTGGGATGGTCTCTTTCACCTTAGAGACATCAGCATGGGGCAACAGCAGTAAAGTTCTACTACAG GCAAAGACCCAGCCAGAGGACTTAAGCGGCCGAAATACGAAGGTGTCTTATGGCAGTGCATCCCTCACGCTGAGGGCCTTCTACTCTTCCAGCCGCAGCTCTGTGAGGATCCACCCAGTGCAGACAATGCTGCCCTGCAGGGACATGCAGCAGGTCACTGTGTACTATCACATCCTAGCCACAGAGCTAGGGGATGGGGCTGCCAGAACAGATTTCTACCACCTG GTTTTGGCCAGAGGATCCCTTGTGCATCATGGCCAAACAACAGTACTTCTTGATCCACAATTAG GTCAGTATAGTGGGGCTTTCAATGTTACCCTACCCATTGACCTCATGTCACCCATGGCTACCTTCTTTGTTTACACTGCCTTCCCTGAGGGACAAGTGGCAGCTGACATTTTCAGTCTGAAAGTCTCCAAGTGCTTCAGGAACCAT GTGAAGCTTGGCTTCTCAGACACAGTGGCTCTCCCAGGATCGGCTGTCCGTCTCCATTTGCAGGCTGCACCAGGATCCCTATGTAGCATCCGTGCTGTTGACCAGAGTGTCCTTCTCCTGAGGCCAGAGGCTGAGCTATCCAGGGACAGT GTGTACAATATGTTCAGCTTTTCTCAggagcaccccagcaccctcaCAGACTCTTACAGTGACTACTGTACTAGCCACAAGAGCCCAGGAATCATGAATTCCCCTCAGACCACCCTTCCACCAGGAACAATGTCACCATTCATGAACAACAGATACTCTTATGCAGTGTCCCAACCAGATGTTTATGAACTTCTGAAG aATTCAGGTCTAACATTTTTAACCAGCCTTAAAATCAAGTCTCCAATTGAGTGCCATACCCAGACCACTTTCTACTACGACTACATGT CTTATGGCGAGCTGGCAGACTTGGACAACTTGGACCCAGAAACAGATGCTGCTGTTGAACGTGCTGAGTCAGAGCATGTTGAGCTGGGTAGCGAGGCAGGACCAGTACGTACCTGGTTTCCAGAGACATTCATCTGGACTCTGGTTCCCATCAA TGATTCAGGGGCTGCTGAGCTAGCTGTCACAGTACCTGACAGTATCACAGACTGGAGAGCCATGACCTTCTGCACCTCAGAGAGCCATGGGTTGGGCATCTCAGAGACCACCAGCCTGCGGAGCTTCAAGCACTTCTTCGTGGAACCCACTTTGCCCTACTCTGTCTTCCGGGGAGAGTCATTTCCCCTAAAAGTCAAAGTCTTCAGCTACCTGAAGCAGTGTATGGTG CTCCAGCTTAGCCTAATGGACTCCAGGGATTTTGAATTTCTGCATGCAAATGTCAGGTTCACTATTTGTCTGTGTCCTGAttcagcaaaaacatttttctgggaCGTGAAGGCTACAAAATTAG GGAAGGTGAATTTCACTATCACTGCTGAGGTGACGGAGCAGGAAGATGTTTGCACTGAGAGTACAGCTGTTGTGCCGGAGTCTGGAGGGAAGGACACAGTGGTTAAACACCTACTGGTGAAG GCAGAGGGGCTGTTGGAGGAAAAGACCCACACGTCACTTCTGTGCCCTAAAG GAACTTCAGCCTCAGAGACAATCACTTTCACTATGCCAGAGAAAATGGTCCTTGGGTCGGAGAGAGCCCACATCTCTTTCTTAG GTGACATTTTGGGGACAGCACTGGACAACATAGATGAGCTCCTCCAGATGTCCAGTGGCTGTGGTGAGCAAAACATGATCCATTTTGCTCCCAATGTCTTTATCACACGATACCTTGAAGAAACAGGACAACTGACTCCAGAAATCAAAGAGAAGGCAATTGGCTATCTGGAAAGCG GATATCAGCGGCAACTCCTGTACAAGCACACAGATGGCTCATACAGTGCCTTTGGGGAAGGAAGTGAGCCAGGGAACACATG GCTTACTGCCCTTGTCCTCAAGACCTTCAGCCAAGCCCGGGACCTCATCCACATAGATGAGCAGAATATAAAGGATGCTGCCAGTGCTCTGATTAAAAGTCAGACTCCATCTGGCTGCTTCAAGAGTGTGGGGAAGCTTTTCAACAATGGTCTGATG ggagctgtggAGGAAGGACTGGGGCTGACCTCTGTGATCATCATGGCTCTTATACACTCAGGGATGCCACACTCC GACCCAGTTGTGTGGAAAGCTCTGAAATGTATAAAGGACCTAGTCAACGCTGATACTGGCACTTCCAACCTCTACAGCCTGGCATTAGCTGCAAATGCCTTTGCAGTAGCAGGTGAAAAGGCCCTCAGGCAGAAAGTCCTCAAAAGATTGGATAAGGCTGCCATAATATCAG ATGACCAAATATTCTGGAGTCGACAGTCCAAACAGGAAGAAGACTCCCTATATTGGTATCGGGCTCCATCTGTTGATGTGGAATTGACATCTAGTATCCTCATGGCTCACCTTTCAAAGTCAAGTTTGTCTTCAGATGAAATCAGAAAGGCATCCCAGATTGTGTCTTGGCTCACCAAGCAGCAAAACCCTTATGGAGGCTTTGCTTCAACCCAG GACACGGTGGTTGCTCTGGAAGCCCTAGCCCTGTATGCAACCAAGACCTTCAGCAAGGATGGCCCTGATCTTCAggcttctctctcctctgaggGTTTCAACCAAAACATCCAAGTAGACAATATCAATCGCCTCCTGCTACAGACAGTGGAACTGCCATCCATTCACCAAGATTATACTGTGCATGTGCAGGGCCATGGGTGCCTCTTCCTGCAG GCCACTCTGCGATACAACATCCCTCCATTGAGGAGCGACGTCACCTTTGCCCTATCAGTGCAGACAGAATGCACCGCACCCAATGCCACCCAGTTCCCTGTCACCATTCATGCTCG CTACACAGGGAACCGTGTGTCCACCAACATGGTCCTGATCCAAGTGGAGCTGCTGTCTGGATACATCCCTGTGACAGATTCATTGGAAGAG CTAAAGAAAATGCCTTTAGTGAAGAAAGTTGAAAGCGAAGCTGACCGAGTCATTCTCTACCTGGAGGAA CTGACTAGACAGCCTCGCACCTACACTTTGCTGGTGCAGCAGGACATGCAAGTGAAGGACCGTAAACCAGCTAATATCAAGGTCTACGATTACTACATGCCAG AAGAAACTACAGTGACGAGCTACAGTGCCCCATGCGAGTGA
- the LOC142064935 gene encoding alpha-2-macroglobulin-like protein 1 isoform X2 — translation MWSITFLWASILLLPSMAEMPAMLNYAVAIPSQLYYPFSETVCLQLSRKQAVPIHVTVTLESRAGNETLITQSISQLTFFHCTSFQVPPPVGNPNEVAFIGITVLEANSEYQKKQKVLIRHANKKTFIQTDKPVYKPGQIVKLRIVTLDQNFIASKETHRLVELKDPKGNRIAQWLNITPVGGIVDLSFPLAAEAPVGEYIIKMPDRTHTFRVDEYVLPKFSVSIQMPQVVTILEENFHLHICGMYTYGKPVQGSVKAVVCRKYIHYNWKSSKAKRSICKDYTGETNKDGCFATEVNTKIYHQKRSDNYDFNLEAVAFLKESGTGVEFNTTENCKVTFDITTLQFWGTSYYYQQGAPYYGNLELRSANGTYLKNKEVILTVSYGSRKQTKTYFTDDTGMVSFTLETSAWGNSSKVLLQAKTQPEDLSGRNTKVSYGSASLTLRAFYSSSRSSVRIHPVQTMLPCRDMQQVTVYYHILATELGDGAARTDFYHLVLARGSLVHHGQTTVLLDPQLGQYSGAFNVTLPIDLMSPMATFFVYTAFPEGQVAADIFSLKVSKCFRNHVKLGFSDTVALPGSAVRLHLQAAPGSLCSIRAVDQSVLLLRPEAELSRDSVYNMFSFSQEHPSTLTDSYSDYCTSHKSPGIMNSPQTTLPPGTMSPFMNNRYSYAVSQPDVYELLKNSGLTFLTSLKIKSPIECHTQTTFYYDYMSYGELADLDNLDPETDAAVERAESEHVELGSEAGPVRTWFPETFIWTLVPINDSGAAELAVTVPDSITDWRAMTFCTSESHGLGISETTSLRSFKHFFVEPTLPYSVFRGESFPLKVKVFSYLKQCMVLQLSLMDSRDFEFLHANVRFTICLCPDSAKTFFWDVKATKLGKVNFTITAEVTEQEDVCTESTAVVPESGGKDTVVKHLLVKAEGLLEEKTHTSLLCPKGTSASETITFTMPEKMVLGSERAHISFLGDILGTALDNIDELLQMSSGCGEQNMIHFAPNVFITRYLEETGQLTPEIKEKAIGYLESGYQRQLLYKHTDGSYSAFGEGSEPGNTWLTALVLKTFSQARDLIHIDEQNIKDAASALIKSQTPSGCFKSVGKLFNNGLMGAVEEGLGLTSVIIMALIHSGMPHSDPVVWKALKCIKDLVNADTGTSNLYSLALAANAFAVAGEKALRQKVLKRLDKAAIISGHGGCSGSPSPVCNQDLQQGWP, via the exons CTCAGCTCACCTTCTTTCATTGCACAAGCTTCCAG GTCCCTCCTCCTGTTGGAAACCCCAATGAAGTGGCTTTTATTGGGATCACAGTCCTGGAAGCCAACTCAGAGtatcagaagaaacaaaaagtccTAATCAGGCATGCAAACAAGAAGACTTTTATCCAGACAGACAAACCTGTGTACAAACCTGGACAGATTG TCAAGTTGCGAATTGTAACCTTGGATCAGAACTTTATTGCCAGCAAAGAAACG CACCGGCTGGTGGAACTGAAG GACCCCAAAGGGAACCGAATTGCACAGTGGCTGAATATTACACCTGTGGGAGGCATTGTGGATCTGTCCTTCCCTCTGGCTGCAGAAGCACCTGTTGGAGAGTACATCATCAAAATGCCCGACCGGACACATACCTTCAGGGTAGATGAGTATG TGCTGCCTAAGTTCAGTGTCTCCATCCAGATGCCTCAGGTGGTCACTATCTTGGAGGAGAACTTCCATCTCCACATCTGTGGCAT GTACACGTACGGGAAACCAGTACAAGGTAGTGTGAAGGCTGTGGTCTGCCGTAAATATATCCACTATAATTGGAAGTCTTCCAAAGCCAAGCGCAGTATTTGTAAGGATTACACTGGTGAG ACAAACAAGGATGGCTGCTTTGCCACTGAGGTGAACACTAAGATCTACCACCAGAAGCGTAGTGACAATTATGATTTCAACCTGGAAGCTGtggcttttctgaaagaaagtgGAACAG GGGTGGAGTTCAACACCACTGAAAATTGCAAGGTCACTTTTGATATCACAACTCTCCAATTCTGGGGGACAAGCTACTACTATCAGCAAGGAGCTCCCTACTATGGAAAT CTGGAACTCAGAAGTGCCAATGGGACATACCTGAAGAACAAGGAGGTGATTCTTACAGTGTCCTATGGTAGCAGGAAGCAGACCAAGACCTACTTCACGGATGACACTGGGATGGTCTCTTTCACCTTAGAGACATCAGCATGGGGCAACAGCAGTAAAGTTCTACTACAG GCAAAGACCCAGCCAGAGGACTTAAGCGGCCGAAATACGAAGGTGTCTTATGGCAGTGCATCCCTCACGCTGAGGGCCTTCTACTCTTCCAGCCGCAGCTCTGTGAGGATCCACCCAGTGCAGACAATGCTGCCCTGCAGGGACATGCAGCAGGTCACTGTGTACTATCACATCCTAGCCACAGAGCTAGGGGATGGGGCTGCCAGAACAGATTTCTACCACCTG GTTTTGGCCAGAGGATCCCTTGTGCATCATGGCCAAACAACAGTACTTCTTGATCCACAATTAG GTCAGTATAGTGGGGCTTTCAATGTTACCCTACCCATTGACCTCATGTCACCCATGGCTACCTTCTTTGTTTACACTGCCTTCCCTGAGGGACAAGTGGCAGCTGACATTTTCAGTCTGAAAGTCTCCAAGTGCTTCAGGAACCAT GTGAAGCTTGGCTTCTCAGACACAGTGGCTCTCCCAGGATCGGCTGTCCGTCTCCATTTGCAGGCTGCACCAGGATCCCTATGTAGCATCCGTGCTGTTGACCAGAGTGTCCTTCTCCTGAGGCCAGAGGCTGAGCTATCCAGGGACAGT GTGTACAATATGTTCAGCTTTTCTCAggagcaccccagcaccctcaCAGACTCTTACAGTGACTACTGTACTAGCCACAAGAGCCCAGGAATCATGAATTCCCCTCAGACCACCCTTCCACCAGGAACAATGTCACCATTCATGAACAACAGATACTCTTATGCAGTGTCCCAACCAGATGTTTATGAACTTCTGAAG aATTCAGGTCTAACATTTTTAACCAGCCTTAAAATCAAGTCTCCAATTGAGTGCCATACCCAGACCACTTTCTACTACGACTACATGT CTTATGGCGAGCTGGCAGACTTGGACAACTTGGACCCAGAAACAGATGCTGCTGTTGAACGTGCTGAGTCAGAGCATGTTGAGCTGGGTAGCGAGGCAGGACCAGTACGTACCTGGTTTCCAGAGACATTCATCTGGACTCTGGTTCCCATCAA TGATTCAGGGGCTGCTGAGCTAGCTGTCACAGTACCTGACAGTATCACAGACTGGAGAGCCATGACCTTCTGCACCTCAGAGAGCCATGGGTTGGGCATCTCAGAGACCACCAGCCTGCGGAGCTTCAAGCACTTCTTCGTGGAACCCACTTTGCCCTACTCTGTCTTCCGGGGAGAGTCATTTCCCCTAAAAGTCAAAGTCTTCAGCTACCTGAAGCAGTGTATGGTG CTCCAGCTTAGCCTAATGGACTCCAGGGATTTTGAATTTCTGCATGCAAATGTCAGGTTCACTATTTGTCTGTGTCCTGAttcagcaaaaacatttttctgggaCGTGAAGGCTACAAAATTAG GGAAGGTGAATTTCACTATCACTGCTGAGGTGACGGAGCAGGAAGATGTTTGCACTGAGAGTACAGCTGTTGTGCCGGAGTCTGGAGGGAAGGACACAGTGGTTAAACACCTACTGGTGAAG GCAGAGGGGCTGTTGGAGGAAAAGACCCACACGTCACTTCTGTGCCCTAAAG GAACTTCAGCCTCAGAGACAATCACTTTCACTATGCCAGAGAAAATGGTCCTTGGGTCGGAGAGAGCCCACATCTCTTTCTTAG GTGACATTTTGGGGACAGCACTGGACAACATAGATGAGCTCCTCCAGATGTCCAGTGGCTGTGGTGAGCAAAACATGATCCATTTTGCTCCCAATGTCTTTATCACACGATACCTTGAAGAAACAGGACAACTGACTCCAGAAATCAAAGAGAAGGCAATTGGCTATCTGGAAAGCG GATATCAGCGGCAACTCCTGTACAAGCACACAGATGGCTCATACAGTGCCTTTGGGGAAGGAAGTGAGCCAGGGAACACATG GCTTACTGCCCTTGTCCTCAAGACCTTCAGCCAAGCCCGGGACCTCATCCACATAGATGAGCAGAATATAAAGGATGCTGCCAGTGCTCTGATTAAAAGTCAGACTCCATCTGGCTGCTTCAAGAGTGTGGGGAAGCTTTTCAACAATGGTCTGATG ggagctgtggAGGAAGGACTGGGGCTGACCTCTGTGATCATCATGGCTCTTATACACTCAGGGATGCCACACTCC GACCCAGTTGTGTGGAAAGCTCTGAAATGTATAAAGGACCTAGTCAACGCTGATACTGGCACTTCCAACCTCTACAGCCTGGCATTAGCTGCAAATGCCTTTGCAGTAGCAGGTGAAAAGGCCCTCAGGCAGAAAGTCCTCAAAAGATTGGATAAGGCTGCCATAATATCAG GACACGGTGGTTGCTCTGGAAGCCCTAGCCCTGTATGCAACCAAGACCTTCAGCAAGGATGGCCCTGA